DNA sequence from the Streptomyces sp. HUAS 15-9 genome:
GCGACGGTGGTGCCTTCGAAGCCACGCTCCTTGAACAGGCGCGCACCGCCTTCGAGCAGCAGGCGCCGCGTCTCCTCCTTCTTGCGTTCACGCAGTCCCGCGGGGGCGTTCTCACTCGGCATGTCAGGAAGCCTCCGACATGGTGTCCCGGCTGTCAATTGACACGCGTGTCATGAACAACGAGTGGGGTGCGTGCCGGGTCGCCGACGTCCGGCGGAGTGCGTACGGGGTCCCCGACGCACATGTGCCCATGATGCCAATTGTCATGCGTGCCACTTTGTCTCTAGAGTTCGTGTCACTCGTGACACTTTCCTTGGGAGACCACCGTGCCCCGACCCCAGCAACCGTTCCTGGAACCGGCTGAACCGGCTGAACCGGCGGACGCCGACCGGCACCGGCAGACCACCGAGGTTCCCGCTGCCCGATCCGGGCTCGGTCGCCTCGGGGCTCTCTGTGCCCGGCGCCCGGTGACGGTGATCGCCCTCTGGCTGCTCGTCCTGGCCGCCGCCCTCGCGGGACGCCATATCGCCTCGCCCACCTTCAGCGACCAGGTCAGCCTGCCCGGCACCACCTCCCACACCGGCGCCGACCTGCTCGCCACCTCGATGCCCGAAGCCGGCCGGCCCAACGGCAAGGTGGTCTTCCACACCGACTCCGGCACCGTGGCCGGGCAGCGGTCCGCACTGGACCGGACGCTGACGGACCTGCGCGACCTCCCGCACGTCACTTCGGTCTCCGCGCCGGTGACCAGCGGCGACGGACGCACGGCCTACACCGCGGTCTCCTTCGACCGGCAGCTCAAGGACCTCGGCCACGCCTACACCGCCCAACTGGACACCGCCACCGAGCCGGCCCGGGCGGCGGGGCTCGGTGTCGCATACGGCGGTGACCTCGAACAGGTCGTCCGAACCCCCGCCAACGACAAGCTGAGCGAGATCGTCGGCATGGTCACCGCTCTCGCGATCCTGCTGCTCGCCTTCGGCAGCGTCCTCGCCGCCCTGCTGCCCCTGGTGACCGCGCTGATCAGCGTCGGTGTGGGCCTGGGCGTCGTCGGCATCGTCGCCGCCACCACGTCCTTCGCGACGTCCGCCACCACACTGGCCACCATGATCGGACTGGGCGTGGGCATCGACTACGCCCTGTTCCTGACCACCCGCTTCCGACAGGACCTCATCGACGGCCACGGCCCGGTCGAGGCCGCCGCCCGCACCGCACGCACCAGCGGACGTGCCGTTCTCGTGGCGGCGGTGACCGTCGCCGTCGCGATGCTCAGTCTCTACGCGTGCGGGTTGACTTTCATCGGCAAGCTCGGCCTCGCGGCCACCGTCGCCGTGATCGTCACCGCTGCCGCCGCCCTCACTCTGGTGCCGGCGGCACTGGGCCTGGTCGGCCGGTACATCGACCGGGCGCGTCTGCGCCGCCGCCCGGTCGCCGAGCGCGCGGGCGAACGCGACGGCTGGCACCGCTACGCGGAACTGGTCGCCCGGCGGCCCTGGACGTTTCTCGCCGTCGGTCTCGCCGTGCTCACCGTCTGCGCGGCGCCGCTGATGTCGATGCGCCTCGGGCATGTCGACGCCGGCGCGGACCGGCCGGGCAGCAGCACCCGTACCGCGTACGACTGGATCGCGGACGCGCCCGGTCGAGGCTTCGGACCGGGTGCGAACGGCCAGGTCGTCACCGTCGTCGACCTCCGCCACACGGACACGTCGACCGACCGCATCGCCGACGACGTCACGCGGGCCCTGAAGGACACGCGGGGAGTGGCGTCGTACACCTCCGTCCGGCCGAGCGGCGACGGCCGGATCCTCGTCACCACCCTGACGCCGACCACGGGTCCGCAGGACGCCGCCACCGGCGCCCTGCTCGAGACCCTGTCCGCGCAGACACTGCCGAAAGCCCTCGACGGTACCGGCGCCCGCGCCTACCTCACCGGCACCGTGGCGGGCCAGGCCGACTTCCGCAGCACGGTCAGCGAGCGGCTGCCGATCGTCATCGGCATCGTCCTGGTCCTCGCCTTCCTGCTGCTCATGGCGGTCTTCCGCAGCGTGGTGATCCCGCTCAAGGCCGTCTTCCTGAACCTGTTCACGACCGCCGCGTCCTACGGCGTCCTGGTCGCCGTCTTCCAGTGGGGCCGGGGCGACTTTCTGCTGGGCCTGTCGGAGCCGGTGCCGATCGAGTCGTACGTGCCGATGATGATGTTCGCGATCGTCTTCGGGCTCTCCATGGACTACGAGATCTTCCTGCTCTCCCGGATCGCCGAGACCTGGCAGCGCACGCGGGACAACCGGCTCGCGGTCGGCGAGGGGCTGTCCGCGACTGCGCGGGTGATCTCCAGTGCTGCCTTCATCATGACGGCGGTGTTCCTGTCCTTCACCGCCTCGCCGACCGTGGTTGTGAAGATGCTCGCCCTGGGGCTGGCGATCAGTGTGATCCTGGATGCGACCGTGGTCCGCCTGATCCTGGTGCCGTCCGCCATGTTCCTTATGGGGCGGGCCAATTGGTGGATGCCCCGCCGCCTCGACCGCGTGCTTCCGCGCCTGCACGCCTGACCTTGGGCCGGTCGCCGCGTCATTGCCCGCCCGCCTGCACGCCCGCCCGCCGTCCCGTCCGATCCCGACCCGACCGAACCGGAGTACGTGACCTTGAACCGTCGTAGGAAGACCATCATCGCTCTCGCGGGCGCCGCCGCCGTGGCCGTAGCCGTCTGCGCCACGAATCTGGTGGTCGAGCACCAGGCCGAACAACGGGTGGCCGAGGTGGCGAGCTGCCGGCTGAAGCCGCGTGGGCCGGTACAGGCCGACCTCACCACCCCCCTTGCCGGGCTTCGGGCCCTCGGCGGTGACGTCGGTGACGTCGATGTCCATGCCGAAGGGGTGCGGCGCCAGGACGTCGTGATGGACGTCGCCGTCTCCCTGAAGGGCGTCACGACGGACGGCGCCAGCGACGGCGGCACCGCCGACGCCACCATCGGCTACGACCAGCTCGACCGGCACATGGGCTCGCTGGGCGACGGGCTGACACCGGGCGGCCGGGACGGCGACCTCACCCTCAGCGGAAGCGTCGGCAGCCTGGGCCTGCCCGTCACCGTCGTCGCGAAGCTGTCGACCCGGACGAACGCGGTCACCATCACCCCGACAACCGTGACGGTCCTCGGGCGCAGCGTCCCGGTCGACGATCTGACCGCCCTGCCGGCCGCCGCCCGCCTGAAGAACGAGCTGAAGCCACGCACCGTCGCCGTCACCGGACTGCCCCGGGGTGTCGCCCTGACATCGGCGCACGCCGGGGACGACGGCTTGGTCCTGGACTTCTCGATAGCGCGCCGGACGGCTCAGGGCACGAGCAACCGTTCCAAGGCCGGCTGCGCGGCGGCGTGACCCGCCCGGCCGGCCCGGAGATCGTTTGAATAAGTCAGGAAAAAATGACGCTATCCAAACACTTGACCGACTCCAGAAAAGAGTTACGTTTTCAGCAGTGCTTATGTCCGTTTCTCGAAGGCGCCCCCATGTACCGCGCAGTTTCCCCCGAGCCCCTGTCGGCGGCGGGGGTGGAATCGTTCGTGGCCGGACCCTGGGCGCTCCCCTGGTCCTCGACGGCTTGCGCCCGGGCGCGGTCGGCCATGCGTGACGTGCTCCCTCGATGGGGCCTCGCCGGACTCGTCCCGACCGCCGAACTGCTGGTCAGCGAGCTGGTGTGCAATGCGCTACGGCATGCCGTCGGCCCGCTGAGCCTCACGCTCGAGCGCGTGTCGGCGGTGCGCTGCGTGGTCACCGACGGCTCTTCGGACCTTCCCCGCCCGACCGACGCCGATGTCGAGGACGAGAGCGGCCGCGGACTCACGCTCGTGGACACGCTGGCCGCGCGCTGGGGCTGCGAGCCTGGGCCGGTGGGCAAGAGCGTGTGGTTCGAGCTCTCCGCGGACGTGGACCCACCTCGGGTGGGCGGAAGCGACGCCCCGGACTGCCCGCAGGCGGCTGGGACCGGAAGGTCGGGGTGACATGACAGCCGCGGCGGAGGCCGAGGAGCCGATGGCACTGGCCGCGGCGCGATTGCGGTCGGCAGGGATGCGGGTGACCGCTCCGCGGATGGCGATGCTGATGGCCGTCCACGAGTCGGCCGGCCACCTCGACGCCGACACCCTGCGCGAGCGCGCCCAACGGGTCACCGGCCGGCTGTCCCTGCAGGCCACCTACAACGTGCTGCGCGCCCTCACCGACGCCGGACTGGTCCGCTGCACTCAGATCGCCGGCCACCCCGCGCGCTACGAGACCGAACGCCACGACAATCACCACCACTTCGTGTGCCGCCACTGCGGCCACATCCGCGACGTCAAGTGCGCGAAAGGCGCGGCCCCTTGCATGGACCCGCAACTGCCCGAGGAGTACGACACACAAGAGGCCGCGGTGACGTTCTGGGGCCTGTGCCCCGGCTGCCGGGACTAGACACGCTCCAGATACGCCCCCGTGATCGCCAGGGCCGCCGCCATGATGCTCAGCTGCGGATTCACCTCGGGGCAGCCGGGGAGTACGGCCGCGTCCGCGATCAACACCCCTTGGATGCCGCGCAGTTGTCCGTTCGCGTCCGCCGGGAAGCGCTGTGGGTCCGCTCCCGCGGCCACCGTGCCCGTGGGGTGGTAGGCCGAGAGGTGGAGCTGGCGGGCACTCGTGTCGGCGAGGACGGTGTCCAGTTCCGTGAGGGTGTGTACCCGGGGCGTCCTGGGGACGCCGGTGAGTACCTCCTCGGCGCCCGCGGCGAACAGGAGCTCGCCCATGGCGCGTACCGCCCGCAGCAGACGGCCGGCGTCGCGGTCGTCGAGGTCGTAGCGGAGCAGGGTGCGGTCACGGCCGTGGACACGGCCCGACGGCCGGTCGGCGATCATCGCGCCGAGGGTGGCGAGTCGGTCGGCGCCCTCCAGTTCGCGGCGCAGCTCGGCGCCCAGCCCGGGCAGCACGAACGAGCCCATGCCGGGCGGGGTGGCGGTGGCCTCGATGAGGACCCCCGCGCCGTGATGCTCCTCCACGCCGACGCTCTGCAGCACGCCCTCCCAGGCGGTGACCGGTTCGGCGAAGCGCCCGGCGACGCTCGTGGCCGGGTGCACGCTGAGGTTGCGGCCGAGCCGGGGGTGTCCGCCCAGGCCCGAACGGCGCAACAACGACGGTGACTGCAGCGCGCCCGCGGCGACGACGACCAACGGGGCGAGGATCTCGAAGGGGTCATCGTCGCGGCGTACGCGCACGCCTGCCGCACGCGACCCCCCGGGCCGGTCCCGGTCGACGAGGACGCGCTCAACCCGCGCACCGGTCACGATGCGGGCACCGGCGGCGCAGGCGTCGGGCAGCACGGACAGCTGCACGCTCTGCTTGGCACCGGTCGGACAGCCCACGACACACTGGCAAGACCCCTTGCACCCGGGCGCGTTGCGACGCAGGGGCGCGGCACGCCAGCCGAGCGTATGTGCCCCGGTGAGCGCGAGGCTGCCGTTGTTGCCGAGGACGTCCACGGGCTGGGTGGCCACGCGCAGGGAACGCTCGACCTCGTCGAGGCGACCACCGAAGTCGTCGGCGAGGGCGAAGCCGAAGTCCTTGCTCCAGCGGGCCAGGACATGGTCCGGAGTGCGGTAGCAGGTACCGGAGTTGACGACCGTCGTACCACCGACGGCTCGGCCGACCGGTAGCAGTAGCGGAGGGCGGCCGACAGCGATGGTCGCTCCGCCGTCCCGGTAGAGCTCCGTGAACCGCTCCAGGGGCGTGCGCCGTCCGAACCACTCGGTGGAGTAGTGCTCGCCCTCTTCCAGGACGACGACGTCGAGCCCGGCCCGGGCCAGGGTCCGCGCGGCCATGGCTCCGCCCGCCCCCGAACCTATGACGACGGCGTCGGCGGTGGAGCGCGCGGGCCATGCGTGTGCGGACGTGCAGTCGAGCGGAGGGTCCTGGCGGGTGAGGCCGGGGGCAGTGGGGCCGTCGTGGAGCATCCGCTCCGTGCCGGCCGCGAGGAGGACGGGTACCTTGAGCACGTCCAGGAGCGGGCGCAGCGACGGCCGTGCGTCGAGTCCCCGGAGCACGGACTCGCGCTCGTGAGGCGTGAGCGTGGCCAGTGCGCGCCCGGTCCGGGCCAGCGCGTAGACGTCCAGGCCGCGCGCAGCCGCCCGTAGACCGGCCCGGGCGGGAAGCGGCATCGAGGCGAGGACCGTCTCCAGCCTCGCGGGGACGCGTGCGGTCCAGTCCGAGGTGCCTTCGTCGGCGATCAGGGCGGCCACTAGGCCGTCGAGGCTCATCGGGTGCCCACCTCCGCGTGGGCCGTGCCGTCGAGCGTCCACTCGGCCTCGGTGCGCCAGCCGCCGAGCCACCAGCGTTCCAGCAGGATGTGTGCGTCGGCGCGCTCGCTGTTGCGGCAGACTGCGTGGGTGCCGTCCGGGTCGGTGTAGTCCAGGGTGAGCGTGCGGTCCTCGGGCTGGGTGACCTCGACGCGGACCCGGCGCAGGCCGGCGCGGCCGGTGGTCGTCCAGGTGGGCAGGCCGATGGCGGTACGGAACCGTCCCAGGCCCGCCCAGCCGAGCGCGGGGCGCTCCGGGCGGCGCGGCCAGGTGCGGTCGCCTCGGCGCAGGCGGAGGAAGACCATGGGCGGCAGCCGGCGCAGACCGGGGCGCATGGAGACGGCGGCGACGATCTCCAGGACGTCCCCGCCACCGAGGTCCGCGTGCAACCAGGCCCAGCGGCGGGCATTGCCGTGACCGTAGATCCGAGCGGAGGCGCCCGGCGCCGAGGAGAGCTTCAGTGTCGTGTCGTCATGGGTGAACGTCCCGTCGTAGAAGGCCCGGGCGGCCGGGAGGATCTGGGCGGCGGGCAGCAGCTGCCGACGCCAGGACCATCGGGGGAAGGTGAACAGCGGCGCGTCCGCGGGGTGTTCGGCGAGATCCCAGCGCAGGGCGCCGTTCTCCGCCGAGCCGGTCAGACGTCCGCGGGTCGCCGTGACCCCGTCGGCGCCGAATCCGGCATCGTCCGCGGTCCACCGGGCGGGGCCGAAGCGGGCGTGCCGCACGGGCCCGACCTTGGGGAACACCGCGGCCCAGCCGTGCGCGTACGGCTCGGACCCGTCGGCGGGCGCGGTGAGTTCGTGGTGGAGCCACACCCCGCTGCCGGTCGACGGGTCGGTGACGGTGGTGTACCAGACCTCGGTACGGCCGGGCTCGCCCTTCCAGCGGGGCGCGAGGAACGCGCCGGGTTCCTCCCGCCGTGGAAAGCGGAAACTCGCGAGGAACGGAACGAGCTGCGTGGCCAGGGGAAAACGAAGCGTCCCGGTGCCGACCCGCGTACCGTCCTCGTACAGCGTGTACGGCAGTACGGTCATCGAGGCCACGGGCCTGCGCGGTGTCACGGACTTCCAGCCGTCGAGCGTCAGCCGGCGGCCTTCGGCGGTGAACGCGATGCGATAGCGGATACGGCGCCGAGCCAGCGGTGAGATCTCCAACTCACCCTCGGCGCCCGCGTCGTCGGCCCAGCCCGCGATCCGTACGCG
Encoded proteins:
- a CDS encoding MMPL family transporter, which codes for MTVIALWLLVLAAALAGRHIASPTFSDQVSLPGTTSHTGADLLATSMPEAGRPNGKVVFHTDSGTVAGQRSALDRTLTDLRDLPHVTSVSAPVTSGDGRTAYTAVSFDRQLKDLGHAYTAQLDTATEPARAAGLGVAYGGDLEQVVRTPANDKLSEIVGMVTALAILLLAFGSVLAALLPLVTALISVGVGLGVVGIVAATTSFATSATTLATMIGLGVGIDYALFLTTRFRQDLIDGHGPVEAAARTARTSGRAVLVAAVTVAVAMLSLYACGLTFIGKLGLAATVAVIVTAAAALTLVPAALGLVGRYIDRARLRRRPVAERAGERDGWHRYAELVARRPWTFLAVGLAVLTVCAAPLMSMRLGHVDAGADRPGSSTRTAYDWIADAPGRGFGPGANGQVVTVVDLRHTDTSTDRIADDVTRALKDTRGVASYTSVRPSGDGRILVTTLTPTTGPQDAATGALLETLSAQTLPKALDGTGARAYLTGTVAGQADFRSTVSERLPIVIGIVLVLAFLLLMAVFRSVVIPLKAVFLNLFTTAASYGVLVAVFQWGRGDFLLGLSEPVPIESYVPMMMFAIVFGLSMDYEIFLLSRIAETWQRTRDNRLAVGEGLSATARVISSAAFIMTAVFLSFTASPTVVVKMLALGLAISVILDATVVRLILVPSAMFLMGRANWWMPRRLDRVLPRLHA
- a CDS encoding DUF2993 domain-containing protein, which produces MNRRRKTIIALAGAAAVAVAVCATNLVVEHQAEQRVAEVASCRLKPRGPVQADLTTPLAGLRALGGDVGDVDVHAEGVRRQDVVMDVAVSLKGVTTDGASDGGTADATIGYDQLDRHMGSLGDGLTPGGRDGDLTLSGSVGSLGLPVTVVAKLSTRTNAVTITPTTVTVLGRSVPVDDLTALPAAARLKNELKPRTVAVTGLPRGVALTSAHAGDDGLVLDFSIARRTAQGTSNRSKAGCAAA
- a CDS encoding ATP-binding protein gives rise to the protein MYRAVSPEPLSAAGVESFVAGPWALPWSSTACARARSAMRDVLPRWGLAGLVPTAELLVSELVCNALRHAVGPLSLTLERVSAVRCVVTDGSSDLPRPTDADVEDESGRGLTLVDTLAARWGCEPGPVGKSVWFELSADVDPPRVGGSDAPDCPQAAGTGRSG
- a CDS encoding Fur family transcriptional regulator, encoding MTAAAEAEEPMALAAARLRSAGMRVTAPRMAMLMAVHESAGHLDADTLRERAQRVTGRLSLQATYNVLRALTDAGLVRCTQIAGHPARYETERHDNHHHFVCRHCGHIRDVKCAKGAAPCMDPQLPEEYDTQEAAVTFWGLCPGCRD
- a CDS encoding GMC family oxidoreductase — protein: MSLDGLVAALIADEGTSDWTARVPARLETVLASMPLPARAGLRAAARGLDVYALARTGRALATLTPHERESVLRGLDARPSLRPLLDVLKVPVLLAAGTERMLHDGPTAPGLTRQDPPLDCTSAHAWPARSTADAVVIGSGAGGAMAARTLARAGLDVVVLEEGEHYSTEWFGRRTPLERFTELYRDGGATIAVGRPPLLLPVGRAVGGTTVVNSGTCYRTPDHVLARWSKDFGFALADDFGGRLDEVERSLRVATQPVDVLGNNGSLALTGAHTLGWRAAPLRRNAPGCKGSCQCVVGCPTGAKQSVQLSVLPDACAAGARIVTGARVERVLVDRDRPGGSRAAGVRVRRDDDPFEILAPLVVVAAGALQSPSLLRRSGLGGHPRLGRNLSVHPATSVAGRFAEPVTAWEGVLQSVGVEEHHGAGVLIEATATPPGMGSFVLPGLGAELRRELEGADRLATLGAMIADRPSGRVHGRDRTLLRYDLDDRDAGRLLRAVRAMGELLFAAGAEEVLTGVPRTPRVHTLTELDTVLADTSARQLHLSAYHPTGTVAAGADPQRFPADANGQLRGIQGVLIADAAVLPGCPEVNPQLSIMAAALAITGAYLERV